One genomic region from Pyrobaculum islandicum DSM 4184 encodes:
- a CDS encoding Mrp/NBP35 family ATP-binding protein: MSVKISVKGQATAPGSLAEVLKGVKLKLVTISGKGGVGKSLVTTSLALGFAMRGYKVGILDGDVYGPTVPKMLGVSNSMLYVDEKSGKIIPVTGPLGIKVVSIEFALPSDDTAVIWRAPLVNQALRDFIAQVDWGSLDVLVVDLPPGTGDAPLTIAQSLQGGLDGSVVVTIPTDISRRIVLKAIDFSRKLNIKVAGVVENMCCFKCPDNGKLYYIFGKDAGRKIAESSGVPFLGGIPIDPDLSQYLDSGRLHEFLASENETAKAILEVVDKLIEMYKDKLQQPIEAEKKPRRISLLKLPGEEEGGNS; encoded by the coding sequence GTGTCTGTAAAAATTAGCGTTAAAGGGCAAGCAACTGCGCCGGGATCTCTCGCCGAAGTTTTAAAAGGGGTAAAACTCAAGCTCGTTACAATATCTGGCAAAGGCGGCGTCGGCAAATCGCTTGTAACTACATCCCTAGCCCTGGGTTTTGCCATGAGGGGGTATAAAGTGGGCATATTAGATGGCGATGTTTATGGGCCTACCGTTCCTAAAATGCTCGGCGTATCAAACAGTATGTTATATGTAGATGAGAAAAGCGGAAAGATAATCCCTGTGACAGGCCCTCTAGGCATTAAAGTCGTTTCTATCGAATTTGCTCTGCCTAGCGACGATACGGCCGTCATATGGAGAGCGCCTCTTGTTAATCAAGCACTACGGGATTTTATAGCACAGGTTGATTGGGGTTCTCTAGATGTCTTAGTAGTAGACCTCCCGCCTGGCACTGGAGACGCCCCGCTTACAATAGCCCAGAGTCTACAAGGGGGGTTAGATGGCAGTGTAGTAGTTACAATTCCGACAGATATCTCTAGGAGAATCGTGTTAAAAGCAATAGACTTTTCACGTAAATTAAACATCAAGGTGGCCGGCGTTGTCGAGAATATGTGTTGTTTTAAATGCCCAGACAATGGAAAGTTGTATTATATCTTTGGAAAAGACGCCGGTAGAAAAATAGCTGAAAGCTCCGGCGTACCATTTCTAGGAGGGATACCAATAGACCCCGATCTTTCCCAATATCTTGACAGCGGTAGACTTCACGAATTTCTCGCGAGTGAAAACGAGACTGCAAAAGCCATATTAGAAGTGGTAGACAAATTGATAGAAATGTATAAAGATAAGTTACAACAGCCCATAGAGGCGGAGAAAAAACCAAGGCGGATTTCCCTCCTTAAATTGCCGGGCGAAGAAGAAGGGGGGAATAGCTAG
- the cdd gene encoding cytidine deaminase has protein sequence MEDLIEKARAVINNAYAPYSNFKVAAVVKTKSGKVYTGVNVENASYGLTICAERVAVFKAVSEGDRDIDVVVVYTDTEEPTPPCGACRQVIAEFNPDALIVMASRTKVITVRLSELLPRPFIKR, from the coding sequence GTGGAAGATTTGATAGAGAAGGCCAGGGCTGTTATAAACAACGCCTATGCCCCATATTCAAACTTTAAAGTGGCGGCTGTAGTAAAGACAAAGAGTGGAAAGGTATATACAGGAGTTAACGTGGAAAATGCATCATATGGCTTGACTATATGTGCTGAACGTGTTGCTGTTTTTAAAGCGGTATCTGAAGGTGATAGAGATATTGACGTAGTCGTTGTATATACAGATACAGAGGAGCCCACGCCGCCTTGTGGAGCATGTAGACAGGTGATAGCAGAGTTCAATCCAGATGCGCTTATAGTAATGGCGAGCAGGACTAAGGTGATAACTGTGAGACTTAGCGAATTGTTGCCGAGACCATTTATAAAACGCTAG